The DNA region ATGATATTTGCTGTAGTTGTGATTCGATTCTCGAAGCAGTTGAAGTATCCTCTcaacttattaaaatgttttcagcTGGTGGGTTTGATCTTTTTAAATGGTCAAGTAATTCTGAAAAGCTACTTTCTTCTTTACTTTCAAATTCGCATCCGCAAGCAGTTCATTTTGATTCAAAGTTATGAAATGGAATTCAAAATCAGATAACTTCTCGTTCGAAATAAGCAACTTTACTGATGTTACAGCGACTAAGCGTAATATGCTTTCTATCATTGCCCGTTTATGAGACGTTCTAGGTTTAGCCGCACATTTTATACTATACGTTAAACTTCTAATAAAGGAGCTTTGGCTTTTAAAACAGGACTGGCATGAAATTGCTCCTTCTCATATTATTCAAGCATGGAAGAAATTCTACAGTGATCTACCCTTCCTATCTAATTTACAAGTACCACGTCATGTAGGTGTAACCAAAACTTCTTCGCCCATACTGTTGGTTTTTTGTGATGCCAGCGAAAAGGGTTATGGTGCCTAATTTATCGATGTGTACAATGTGATAGAAATAATACTATCCGTATATTGTATAGTAAATCTAAGATTTCACATGTGAAAGTTGTTCGACTTGACCGCTCAcctcattacaaaattaatatctgCCGTGACACGTgcctttaaaaaacaattttctgtGCACCGAATAGTCACTATGTCTGGTTCAACGATTGCATTAAACCTGATAAATTCCAGTCCACACCGCTTAAAGACATATGTAGCCAATAGAGTTACGAAGATTCAGGAGGTTTACTTAAACGACACAACTTAAACGGTCCCTCCTGGGCAGTTTAAATGTGGATCAATGGCCACTAAAACCATTCATATTGTGTGCGTCTGATGAAATACTAGAACGTAAAGTAGTCGCTTTACCGACTATACCCATCCCGCAAGATGATGGAATACTAGAAATTGTTAAAAGATTTTCTGATTGGTCACGTTGTTTACGCGtatttacgtatatatttaGGTTTATAGGTAAATTAAGTCTTGAGGTAAAATATCGTTTCAAGATTTACAGGACACCGAAGTAATTATCCTGCATGCTGTTAAAAAAAAGCACTTTCAGCgcattttttagatttaaagcCATTAAATTACCTGCTTTCATCTAACATTGAACCGGCTtaagctttaatccggttaagaaattgttttctttcaatgtgtaaaagctatgttaactaaagacaatactaattaatagaattttgtCATATTCATTACTTTTTGAACGTTTTTGCATTTTATTCCTATTTCTTATGCACCGCAAGATACCACTTATCCACTGCTTTAATACCCGATGTTTTTTAGATACATTTGtgtttattctattttcttCTAAAGactttttaatcttatttattaatttggatCATCGCAAAGTAAGAGATTATTCAGATTTTTATAAGCTAATTACCGCTTGATCAAAATCtgtataggtttttttttttgcctCAACGGCGTTGTGCATTATTACCAACCAAGATAGTCGAGTTTTTAATACCTTCCTTCTTAGCGCGTTGCCTGTAAATATCTCTAATATAGGTTTTGGGAAGTGAGCAGCCATGTTTGAAGTAAGAGTTCATTCATCGTTTTTGggacatttttaatttcaaaattagcCTTTCTCATGCCCTTATACATTCCTTCTATTATTTCCTCCAGTGCTGCTATATTTAATCGATCTTGCTGTAACTTTTGTTCCAATTTTCCAATTTTGTTCTTATACTCATCATTTTGCGCCATGAGAATTTCAATGTTGTGgttagtatttttatgtctGCTAAAATAGGATTGATTTTTTAAGTTCAGCGCTATGCTCTTTAATCATGGTAgtcatgatatttttaatttaatctttgAAATTAGAGAGTTCagtagataaattaatatcctCTCTTTACCTTTTTAAGCGAGTTGAGACAAACATGTGCCTCATTGATATTGGCGTTGTGTATTCCGTGCCCCCGATAGTACTTATGTCTGATTCCGAAAaagatctatttattttagggACAGGTTTATTGTGTACTGTGTACATGGATTCTTATCTTGGGACATATTAACAAAGAAACTCTTATCGGCCAATGAACCCAAGCTACGTATGTCAATGACTTGTTCTATTTGTCGCAATTGTAATAGGGCGTCTGAAGAGGGAGAAGCCGTGAGACAGGTTTTAGTGGATGGGTGACACGAGTCATCAGTTATTTTTTCAAGTTGGTCTTTCAACAAAGGCCTCTTCTAAATTCAATGCTGACTGCTGATGCATTCTTATCTGCCTGCCTCTTTGTCGTTTCCCACTTCATGGGTACCACTACGTTACCATTATGTTGCATTGTATGCTTCTTTTCTCTCATCATATGTCCCATCTATCTCCACCTTAGTTTTCGGTATGTCGTGAATGCGTAtttaaggttttattttaatttcgtgTAAAAATGAAGCTACTACATTCCTACAATAATGGGCtatgtaaaaatatgaaaaataaagtgcGAGTAATATGGAGAGTAATCTATATGACGTATCTAATGGCTTTAAAAAGGGGTTTGGAGAAAAATAAGTtgtaattcataattaaaaagattgttttttttttcttgaagatTTATTAGAAACGcatattgtatacatatttgtattacttaacaattacaattaatacgTAAACCTGACGTCTGTTTGTCTTTACAAGCATGGGATATCGCTATTTTTgacattattaatgtttaattaaaacttttttaagaCACATTtaacagaattaaaaataacaatttccaTTGGTTCTATAATCGCGTTTATATAGCCTTAAGTGATGATTTACTGtcaaatattagtttattgcatttatgtagaagtttatttttattgtttaattagtaACTCGAGGCAACGAAATACATTAAAGTTAAACTTTATGGAAAAGAAAATGACGCCtagaacttttatattataattttaatatttaataaaatcgtatAAACATTCTTATGTAAAAATGCCAGTTCTAGTTAAAAAGTTTGTGGGCATTACTACATTATTTTTCGTAATATATGGTTGAACACCTAAATTATTCGAGCTAGATAAATGTGGATACAATGGATATCCTGATATAGACCTggcatttaaaactttaaccgGTATCTCGGACGTTTCATTGTCTTCGTTgggtttatttgtttttgaatcTGTAGTATTTAATACTTCTTCCACTTGATTTAAAGCCTTTTTTGTAGCATTTAGCATTTCTACCGGATTTAAATTCGAAGCTAAATTTAATACgctttttatatcattttctATAGTAGCTTTTTTGTCTACTAATTCATCTATCATTTTAGCTTTCACTAACGCACCGTTAGTAACAACTAGTTTAGAAATTTCCTCTTTTGCTAAATGTTTTAGGTCTTGCGATGATTCACTGATATTAGCAACTTCAATTAACTCTTCATATAATTTAGACGGGCTGTTACGTAAGAATGGCCTTTTTTGAAGAATGTTCTGGACGTTATACTTGTACGTTTGATACGGAAGTCTATACTTGACGTAGTACAGAGGTTTATAAACAAACGATTGTGGACGTTGTAACGCAAACGTTAGCTCAACAATTCCATCTTTATTAGGTGCGATGTTCAATTTAGCCCCATTCGCCATGGTTGGGCGGTACAAATCGATCAACTCTTTAGAAATATTAGTAGCTCCTGTTTGATAATGTGGAAATTGATTTACATGCAAGATATTATTCGGTAAATTTGTCATGCCGCGATATTGAAAaggattttgtaaaatttccGGATTTCGAtaccaatttgaaaattgCGGGGTAGAAATCtgcttttctataaaaacatttgaagTTGGAAGTTTCAGATTAGGGTTGAGAGGTACACTaggataatattgttttattcgGTTATAGTAGTtctgatttaaatattgtttgccATTTTGACTTACTTGCGGTAGTCCTTGGAGATTAGCATAGTACTTTCCAGTTTGAATATTCATCGGAGGCTTCATATTAAAACCATTACCTTCATAACTAGGCATAACACCCATATTTTTCTCAATATAAGGAATATTAAAACCCGACGACGGTGTAGGTATATTCCTGTTGAGgtcatagtttaaaaaaattggaacGTTAGCATTTAGGCGTAAGTTGTTGTCCCATGGTATATTGGCTGTTAGGTCCACAATATTCTTGTTCACTTGTGTTGCAACTCCATCATTGTAAACAGGTTTCATATTGAGCTGGGGTGTAAAAAAGGAAGCCGGTGCagtatagttatttttgagtaaagtatgattttgaatttgaaagaTACCGTTAGGCTGGTTCATTACGTCTTGAGGGCGTGGTACACTTATATATCCTGTAGGCTGATTTAAAATAGTCAGACCCTCTACTACGTCCTGATGTCTGGTTAGGTCATCCCAATTTCCAGTAGTGTCTTCATTAATTACTGTTGAAACTAGGTGTCCAGAATGCGGCAATTCTTTAATTACAGCAGCAGACGTGTTTGGTCTTAAATCTTGAAGGATATTCCATAAATTTCCATTCTCTTGAAGACCGGGAGCAGAATTTATTTGTACTCCTTGAGGAATCGGTAATCCATGACTTTTAATCATTTCAATGTACTTCGGCCTAAAACTCTGAAGTATAGTCAAG from Pieris brassicae chromosome 2, ilPieBrab1.1, whole genome shotgun sequence includes:
- the LOC123720874 gene encoding uncharacterized protein LOC123720874 isoform X2; the encoded protein is MHLGFFFFFMGVAPVYLKQEVPDPQKLYENPKNRLCPNNKILLDVFRYLKDNLIDDASLTLSPDNFKQILDTTIQYLNTTYGSDDITGNYTSHLKTILENFNHREKKEVLRSDSHFAVPPETLKGNIGLQFELPTINHPDCETLFKAIVNAINTAYLHLNSFCVESGKCNVQSEKIVSAPWRGAPILPQINNLPPSNQLTNRSNIIDFLGSYPQNGDVIDLLQNYKPNTEYAVKSNFWSEIKNNIPNVPPPSAQGNLFHQVQDDKANNGNQNPDPLTILQSFRPKYIEMIKSHGLPIPQGVQINSAPGLQENGNLWNILQDLRPNTSAAVIKELPHSGHLVSTVINEDTTGNWDDLTRHQDVVEGLTILNQPTGYISVPRPQDVMNQPNGIFQIQNHTLLKNNYTAPASFFTPQLNMKPVYNDGVATQVNKNIVDLTANIPWDNNLRLNANVPIFLNYDLNRNIPTPSSGFNIPYIEKNMGVMPSYEGNGFNMKPPMNIQTGKYYANLQGLPQVSQNGKQYLNQNYYNRIKQYYPSVPLNPNLKLPTSNVFIEKQISTPQFSNWYRNPEILQNPFQYRGMTNLPNNILHVNQFPHYQTGATNISKELIDLYRPTMANGAKLNIAPNKDGIVELTFALQRPQSFVYKPLYYVKYRLPYQTYKYNVQNILQKRPFLRNSPSKLYEELIEVANISESSQDLKHLAKEEISKLVVTNGALVKAKMIDELVDKKATIENDIKSVLNLASNLNPVEMLNATKKALNQVEEVLNTTDSKTNKPNEDNETSEIPVKVLNARSISGYPLYPHLSSSNNLGVQPYITKNNVVMPTNFLTRTGIFT